The following coding sequences lie in one Amycolatopsis cihanbeyliensis genomic window:
- a CDS encoding WXG100 family type VII secretion target: protein MAKTWEEVKAICDDPGVSPEAKQALLSSWMFSDEAGDAPDEASRYYDAFNANPMLAQKDPDEAYNDAKQEAEQASYNDREQGKLVDEGKADLEGAQPPTPSGGGTETSDELFDAAEPALRVFRNFGPLLEMLPGDCVGRTRPLDFGNDIKKRFDEQRGISFANFMADAERFGRGAATVDTTMQDTAGQLNTLFQNWSGDAANAAYDHYTEKIDPKAKQLNTYLTDSEEATKAAAEAVYRLCKGKADSVMQLDTTLVGRADRPMAEKVIKLANGEAAGKDEMADVAGWMDVNFGTNMTEKLNDDGCCDDDEVIEEGKKLAKQWIQNQFNPDMWDRLYKGFEKICDDTKELVNNAYDQLDGVMNEVENEFQGTGEQQPFQPPPGSGPGPGGNGGGGSGGGGTGGGGIGGGGGGPSGGIGAGGGGTTPSVSEPPETGDTGPGTNPITGKPLEVDPGTGKPYPIDPETGEAITDTGDDRDNVTVEKGDHKISMEEPDEQGRMGISVDDGSGEPKEYKLDFGTDPEGEPGEESEPGEFGPEGSGAEDGAAGGEQVYRPGPDGKIHIEDGNLKITAEQPDGPDGPTTITIDDGSGEPTVYTLGEESESAEEIRGGPEPLRGEDIRARTDGPPPAGGDGASLDGGGSVAAGPAEANVDPDMGGDSDGSVGAPAGGEPGTGDAAGTEPQAVGDGVAAGAASDGGGGVSALGGGLDDSSAMNAGAQSGASAQPAGAGAGLGATPGGLGEAPAAASTAQSGATGGAGMGMMGGGMGAMGGAGGQGGDQERGGNQYRIDGGIFETNGGGGRISGSLDEEGDRSIRFDR from the coding sequence ATGGCCAAGACCTGGGAGGAAGTCAAGGCGATCTGCGACGACCCCGGTGTCTCACCGGAGGCCAAGCAGGCACTGCTGTCCTCGTGGATGTTCAGCGACGAGGCCGGGGACGCGCCCGACGAGGCGAGCAGGTACTACGACGCGTTCAACGCCAACCCGATGTTGGCGCAGAAGGATCCCGACGAGGCCTACAACGACGCCAAGCAGGAGGCCGAGCAGGCCAGCTACAACGATCGCGAGCAGGGCAAGCTCGTCGACGAGGGCAAGGCCGACCTGGAAGGGGCGCAGCCACCGACCCCCAGCGGCGGCGGTACCGAGACCTCCGACGAGCTGTTCGACGCGGCCGAGCCCGCGCTGCGGGTGTTCCGCAACTTCGGACCGCTGCTGGAAATGCTACCCGGGGACTGTGTCGGCCGGACCAGGCCGCTGGACTTCGGCAATGACATCAAGAAGCGGTTCGACGAGCAGCGGGGAATCAGCTTCGCCAACTTCATGGCCGACGCGGAGCGGTTCGGTAGGGGGGCCGCGACGGTCGACACCACCATGCAGGACACCGCGGGCCAGCTGAACACGTTGTTCCAGAACTGGTCGGGCGATGCGGCCAACGCCGCCTACGACCACTACACGGAGAAGATCGACCCGAAAGCCAAGCAGCTCAATACCTACCTGACCGACTCCGAGGAGGCGACCAAGGCCGCCGCCGAGGCGGTGTACCGGCTGTGCAAGGGCAAGGCCGATTCGGTCATGCAGCTCGACACCACACTGGTCGGCCGAGCGGACCGGCCGATGGCCGAGAAGGTCATCAAGCTCGCCAACGGGGAGGCCGCGGGCAAGGACGAGATGGCCGACGTCGCGGGCTGGATGGACGTCAACTTCGGCACCAACATGACCGAGAAGCTGAACGACGACGGCTGCTGTGATGACGACGAGGTCATCGAGGAGGGCAAGAAGCTCGCCAAGCAGTGGATCCAGAACCAGTTCAACCCGGACATGTGGGACCGGCTCTACAAGGGCTTCGAGAAGATCTGCGATGACACCAAGGAACTCGTGAACAACGCCTACGACCAGCTCGATGGCGTGATGAACGAGGTCGAGAACGAGTTTCAGGGCACGGGTGAACAGCAGCCGTTCCAGCCGCCGCCGGGTTCCGGTCCGGGCCCTGGCGGTAACGGGGGTGGCGGCAGCGGCGGCGGTGGTACCGGTGGTGGAGGCATCGGTGGTGGAGGCGGTGGCCCGAGCGGTGGGATCGGCGCCGGCGGCGGAGGCACCACACCCTCGGTCAGCGAGCCGCCGGAGACGGGGGACACCGGGCCGGGTACCAATCCGATCACCGGTAAGCCGTTGGAGGTCGATCCGGGTACCGGGAAGCCGTACCCGATCGACCCGGAGACCGGTGAGGCGATCACGGACACCGGGGACGACCGGGACAACGTCACCGTGGAGAAGGGCGACCACAAGATCTCCATGGAGGAGCCCGACGAGCAGGGCCGGATGGGTATCTCGGTGGATGACGGTTCCGGTGAGCCGAAGGAGTACAAGCTCGACTTCGGCACCGACCCCGAAGGCGAGCCCGGCGAGGAGTCCGAGCCCGGCGAGTTCGGCCCGGAGGGCAGTGGCGCCGAGGACGGTGCCGCCGGCGGTGAGCAGGTCTACCGACCGGGGCCGGACGGCAAGATCCACATCGAGGACGGCAACCTCAAGATCACCGCGGAGCAACCGGACGGGCCCGACGGGCCGACCACGATCACGATCGATGACGGTTCCGGTGAGCCGACGGTGTACACCCTGGGCGAGGAATCCGAGTCGGCCGAGGAGATCAGGGGTGGCCCGGAGCCGTTGCGTGGTGAGGACATCCGAGCCAGGACGGACGGCCCCCCGCCGGCCGGCGGGGATGGCGCGAGCCTGGACGGCGGTGGGTCGGTGGCCGCGGGTCCGGCCGAGGCGAATGTCGACCCGGACATGGGCGGGGACTCCGACGGCTCCGTCGGCGCTCCCGCCGGAGGTGAGCCGGGGACCGGCGACGCCGCGGGGACCGAGCCGCAGGCGGTCGGTGACGGTGTGGCCGCCGGCGCCGCGTCCGACGGTGGCGGTGGGGTCTCCGCGCTGGGCGGTGGCCTGGACGATTCGTCCGCGATGAACGCCGGGGCGCAGAGTGGCGCGTCCGCGCAGCCTGCGGGTGCCGGCGCGGGGCTCGGGGCCACGCCGGGTGGTCTCGGCGAGGCGCCCGCCGCGGCGTCGACCGCGCAGTCGGGTGCCACGGGCGGCGCCGGGATGGGCATGATGGGTGGCGGTATGGGCGCCATGGGCGGCGCCGGTGGTCAGGGCGGCGACCAGGAGCGTGGCGGGAACCAGTACCGCATCGACGGTGGCATCTTCGAGACGAACGGTGGAGGTGGCCGGATCAGCGGATCGCTGGACGAGGAAGGCGACCGTTCGATCCGGTTCGACCGGTGA
- a CDS encoding type VII secretion target: MAGPGKGYKSDADAMEAASTKITELAEDLSEDNKELGQSKVNAEGFGQAHGDHAQAYTKGVQTLDAAVKGLGTTLTSFASQISGAGQAYTAGDEQRRDDISQAGGQ; the protein is encoded by the coding sequence GTGGCCGGACCGGGGAAGGGTTACAAGAGTGATGCCGACGCGATGGAGGCGGCGTCCACGAAGATCACCGAGCTGGCCGAGGACCTGTCGGAGGACAACAAGGAACTGGGGCAGAGCAAGGTGAACGCGGAGGGCTTCGGGCAGGCACATGGTGACCATGCCCAGGCTTACACCAAGGGGGTACAGACGCTGGATGCGGCGGTGAAGGGCCTCGGCACCACGCTTACCAGCTTCGCGAGCCAGATCAGCGGCGCCGGCCAGGCCTACACGGCGGGTGACGAGCAGCGGCGGGATGACATCAGCCAGGCCGGAGGGCAGTGA
- a CDS encoding acyl carrier protein, translated as MATDEAAGVGPHLTELKRLVCDSFLIDPDRLDASTPLADVGIDSKKRVQLLATLEIHYDVRIDLEERERMQDLTGVAEVLTEALRGKATSESG; from the coding sequence ATGGCAACGGACGAGGCGGCCGGCGTCGGGCCGCACCTGACCGAGCTCAAGCGGCTCGTCTGCGACTCCTTCCTGATCGACCCGGACCGGCTGGACGCCTCCACCCCGCTCGCCGATGTCGGGATCGACTCCAAGAAGCGGGTGCAGCTGCTGGCCACGTTGGAGATCCACTACGACGTCCGGATCGACCTCGAGGAACGCGAGCGGATGCAGGACCTGACCGGCGTCGCCGAGGTGCTCACCGAGGCCCTTCGCGGCAAAGCCACCTCGGAAAGCGGCTGA